Proteins encoded in a region of the Triticum dicoccoides isolate Atlit2015 ecotype Zavitan chromosome 3A, WEW_v2.0, whole genome shotgun sequence genome:
- the LOC119269707 gene encoding tubby-like F-box protein 3 → MSFRSIARDVRDGFGSLSRRSFDVTIASLYGLTGHHKGKAQSSLDDFLDPAPVIQESRWASLPPELLQDIIRRLEADESTWPSRKHVVCFAAVCKTWREMCKEIVLSPEFSGKLTFRVSLKQPGPRDGMIQCFIKRNKSKSTYQLYLCLTNVVTAETGKFLLSAKRNRKTSCTEYAISMDSANTSRSNRTYIGKLRSNFLGTKFLIYDTQPPYNGAVVPPVGRSSRRFNSTRVSPKVPAVSYNIAQVTYELNVLGTRGPRRMRCIMHSIPASSVEPGGVVPGQPEQIVPRALGDSFRSITSFSQSFRSSATFSRSIMDQSMDFNSARFSEISGGGVTDGDGEGEVKERPLVLRNKPPRWHEQLQCWCLNFRGRVTIASVKNFQLTAASNPPPAGAPTPSQPGPVDPEKVILQFGKVARDMFTMDYRYPLSAFQAFAICLSSFDTKLACE, encoded by the exons ATGTCGTTTCGTAGCATAGCTCGTGATGTTAGGGATGGTTTCGGTAGCTTGTCGAGGCGGAGCTTTGATGTGACGATCGCAAGCCTTTATGGTCTTACTGGGCACCACAAGGGGAAGGCTCAGAGTTCATTGGATGACTTCCTCGACCCAGCTCCTGTAATTCAAGAGAGTCGGTGGGCAAGTCTTCCTCCTGAACTCCTCCAAGATATCATACGGAGACTGGAGGCTGATGAGAGCACCTGGCCATCCAGGAAGCATGTCGTCTGCTTCGCGGCTGTTTGTAAGACATGGAGGGAAATGTGCAAAGAGATTGTGCTGAGCCCTGAGTTCTCTGGGAAGCTTACGTTCCGAGTCTCTCTAAAGCAG CCTGGCCCTCGAGATGGAATGATTCAATGTTTTATAAAGAGGAACAAATCAAAATCCACCTATCAGCTCTACCTGTGCCTTACCAATG TTGTTACTGCGGAAACTGGGAAGTTCCTCCTATCTGCTAAACGGAACCGCAAGACATCTTGCACAGAGTATGCCATCTCAATGGACTCTGCCAACACCTCAAGATCCAACAGAACCTACATTGGAAAGCTGAG GTCAAACTTCCTCGGCACAAAGTTTTTAATCTACGACACGCAGCCCCCATACAACGGGGCCGTAGTGCCACCCGTTGGAAGGAGCAGCAGAAGGTTCAACTCAACAAGGGTCTCTCCCAAGGTGCCTGCCGTCAGTTACAACATAGCTCAGGTGACATACGAGCTGAATGTTCTTGGCACGAGAGGGCCTAGGCGGATGCGCTGCATCATGCACTCCATACCGGCCTCGTCGGTCGAGCCTGGCGGCGTCGTCCCCGGCcagccggagcagatcgtgcctcgGGCCCTGGGCGACTCGTTCCGCAGCATCACGTCCTTCTCGCAGTCGTTCCGCAGCAGCGCCACCTTCTCCAGGTCCATCATGGACCAGTCCATGGACTTCAACAGCGCCCGCTTCTCGGAGATCAGCGGCGGTGGGGTGACGGACGGCGACGGGGAGGGCGAGGTCAAGGAGAGGCCGCTGGTGCTCCGCAACAAGCCCCCGAGGTGGCACGAGCAGCTGCAGTGCTGGTGCCTCAACTTCCGCGGCCGGGTGACCATCGCCTCCGTGAAGAACTTCCAGCTCACCGCCGCGTCGAACCCGCCGCCCGCCGGCGCCCCGACCCCCTCGCAGCCCGGCCCGGTGGACCCCGAGAAGGTGATCCTGCAGTTTGGGAAGGTCGCAAGGGACATGTTCACCATGGACTACCGCTACCCTCTGTCGGCCTTCCAGGCGTTCGCCATCTGCCTCAGTAGCTTCGACACGAAACTGGCCTGTGAATAA